The window CACCGCCAACTCAACCAGATCCTGGCTTACAGCCTTCGCTGCTCTCCACAATGCTACGCTCTAACCTTGACACCCTTCAACTAAGTGTGATTGTGTCGTGAACAGATTGTACTTTCCGTCGAATGAAAATATCTGGAACGGTAGTATTTACCGACCGTAGTTCGGCAGTTAAATCTCGTTTATGACAGTCCTCCCATTACCACCACTTGTATCGACCATTACACTCGTGTTCGTATCTCCTCCGGTTAGGCCAGTGACTTTGAATCCAAGTCGCTCTGTGGATCCGATGACGGGGGCTACTTGTTCGAACTTTGCCTCAGAGTAAGCCTCGAACTTGTTGCTATCTTGTTCAGTATCTCGTTCAGTCCACTCCTCGAATGACCAACTGATCGAGGTGGCGGTGTCATCAACCGCGGATCCATCCGTGACTTCGCCACCCGTCACACTCCATTCGAGGTCGATTTCCACCGCATACTGGCGACCAAAATTCCGCCAGACGGCTTCGTATGCAGCTTCGTAATCGCCAGATGAAGCTGCTGCTGGGATACTGGCAATTGATAGTCCGAGGGTGTCATAGAACTCTTCTCACACCGTGATGATGGTGCTTCCCGGATTGTCTCCGCGTTCATAGTTGGTGATGGCGACCACGAGGCGCAGACAGAGTGCGAGGAACACCTGCGCTCGTGCGTGGACGCGGCCTCGGGCGTGCGTTCGCCCGAGGCCGCAGTCCTTGACTGATTCGTTGGTTCGTTCAACCCCCGTACGGCGGTTGTACGTCTCATCCAACGTGGATTGCTTCAGTTGAACGTCTTCGCTGTGTTCGTCGATGCGGTCTTCGACTCTGTACTCGATATCTTTCGGCTCGTCGGTGTTTCGCGCGTTGTACGGAGCGACTGGCACGACCCCTGCGGCCAGCAGGTGGTCGTGCCAGTCGAGCGTGTCGTAGGCGCTGTCTCCAAGCATCCAGATCGGTGTGGAGACGGCGAGCGCGTCACGCGTGACGCGCATCGCCGTCTCCTCTGGCGCTTGCTTACTCTCTGTGAACTCCGCCGCAATCGGGATCTTTTGTCCGGTCGAGACGATCGTACAGCCGTAGCCGTGGTAGTACTCGTCGTCGGTTGGATCGTAGCACTTCGACGCGTCTTGATCGGCAGGCATCGCCCTCACGTCAGTTGAATCGATGCAGTAAGTCAAGTCGAGCAGGCCGCGGCGGGCGGCCTGCTCGACGAGTCGGCCAAAGACCTCGTCAACGACGTGTTCGAGGTCGGTGAGAAAGCGATCGACCGCGTCTCTGGACGGCGGTCGATCGAACCCACAGCTGAGCCAAACAACCGTGTTCCGAAGCTCTCGCTCAACCGGACGAATCCCGTAGATGTCCTTGTAGTAGCAGTGGAGGAAGCCACGCATCAACTCTGGTGGTTCATGCTCTCGTGTTCGCCCCGTCTGCGCCGGGGCGAACACGTCGAACTCTTCGAGAAACTCGAAGGAGAGGTGCTCGAACAACGCTAGCGTCTCGGTCTCCGCGACATTGAAGAACGACTCTACCGAAGGATCATCTTGCAGGGTCGCTGAGGCCATACCATCTCAGCATTCACCCTGCTCTTTGGTGTGGTAATCGTTCTATGACACCCTCAATTGATAGTCCTGCTACTGTACCTCCGATCGTCTTTATTGCTTGTCGTCGTTCCATTGGAATCGAGTGAAGTAGTAGTACGCTGCCAGTGCTGCGATTCCCGGAAGGATGGCTACCAGCAAAATGGCAACGGTCAATGCGACTATTGATGGGTGTTTGAAACCCTGTTTTTGGGAGTCAAACAGAATCCAGACTGTGGCCACCCCGATGAACGGCACCCAGAGGATAGCTGCCAGCGGACCTATGAAGGTGAATCCGAGCCTCACATACAGGAAGACCGCTGCGAATGCAACTATACCCAGTGCGGCAATTCGTCTATATGTGAGGTTTTTGATTTCGAGGGAGGCCAACAGGACTGGATTCATATTTGAGTTAAAGTGGTGTATCTTCGTTTATCAATTCGGCGTTTCCGTTAGCCTCACAACGGTGGTTGATGGTGGCAGTTACCGTTCGCCAAGTCGTTCCGACGTTCAGAGAGAATTCCCCGCGCTCACGTGCGTCGAACCGCTCATCAGTTTGGTTTCTGATCTGTGAACTCACTTCTCCATCGTAGTCGGTAAATGAGTCACCATTCCCGTCTTGATCTGTACTTGCGTTTCGCCAAGTGTCACCATTGTACTCCCAACTGAAAGTTTGCTCGAACCGATATCTCACATTGCCAGCAATGGTGGCACGAGCAGTGTGGGATTCAGGTTGCTCACTCCATTCTGAGTTTGGTTCTACTTCCGAAACCCTCGCAACCTCTGTTTGGTAGTCCCATTCCGGATTGAGAAGGACATCGATAACCCCCTCTTCCTGATTTTTCGTCAAATCATCCTCCAACTCTTCTGGATGGTCGGAACTATCGTGTGCTTTGATGAACTCGATAACTCCTTCCCGGTCATCAGGATCGAAATTAGTTGGATCATCCTTCTGATTCGCTAATACGGTTCCAGGAATTGTGGTGAGGCCCACAGCTGCGACAGCGGAACTAGTAGCGAACCGCCGTCGAGATATGGACTCACTGGTCTCCTCCTCTTGAGTTTGGTTTTCCTGCATTACATTTTACCTTAATGTTCCTTCCAATTTCACTTTAATTACTGAATCATCATTCAAATATCGGTGATTGATTCACTTGGTGGGAATCTCCCGTTGGTTTGGGAATCTATTCGGCTTTGTTGAATCGCTGTAAGGTAGAATACTCTCCAGTAGTGCATACTACACTAACGGTCGTCGCGTTCACTAGAGCTAATGGAGATACCTCTATGATAAGCCATGCTTTATTCCAGCGATAGAACAACCGAACCAGATGTTTAGCGTATAGGAGGCAGTCGAGCAAGGATAAGTTGGGTGTTGAGAAGGCTCGCCAGCAGAAAGTATTTTCCCGTGAGGACACGCCGACGTAGTACTCAAGATAACTTTTGCAAGTCGAGGAACTGCTTGATCCAGTTGCCAGCGAAGCTCACACGAGCAGTCAATCTCTCGAAGACAGTACTGACGAGAGCGCGGAACTCTTCCGCGCTCTCGACGATTAGCGGAGATATTTCCCACTTCAAACTCTTCCAGACCGATTCGATTGGGTTGAGGTCTGGCGATCCAACCGGCAAGAATACGAGATCGATACCGAGTTGGGACGCTCGCTTACGCGTGTATTCGCACGTGTGCGAGAAGAGATTGTCCAAGACGAGCAGAATCCGCTTGCCGGGATTCTGCTCGCGTATCCTTTCGAGACAGTCGCAGATTCGTTCTTTCGTCTGATCTTCCGGGAATGAGACGATGCTCTCGCCGTTGAGTGCATAGAAGCCGACCGCTGGTTCATCGATTCGAACCAGCGGTCGCTCAATGTGCGGGTTATCGACGTACCACATCCGACGCGAATTATCCCACGGTTGGGGATGTGAGGCGTCGAAGAACCCAACGACAGTACCCCCATCTGTACAAATATCGTCGTCAAGTTCCCAGCCACCGTCTTCGT of the Halobiforma lacisalsi AJ5 genome contains:
- a CDS encoding IS630 family transposase; this encodes MSSDRRKDVVRHLSDEDLDRLLTEADDPKVVRRLTFVKNLYEGDTLEEAANRVGKSESTGSRWAQRWNEGGLGQLTPNFGDGRPPKLGEDEQEELLELLREGQPWKQQEIQHLLNEEFDVEYHPDYLSTFLRELGLSYSIPRTKRPSRPDDAEEILDERLDEALAEDDNQPHNKQEADEDGGWELDDDICTDGGTVVGFFDASHPQPWDNSRRMWYVDNPHIERPLVRIDEPAVGFYALNGESIVSFPEDQTKERICDCLERIREQNPGKRILLVLDNLFSHTCEYTRKRASQLGIDLVFLPVGSPDLNPIESVWKSLKWEISPLIVESAEEFRALVSTVFERLTARVSFAGNWIKQFLDLQKLS
- a CDS encoding transposase, which gives rise to MASATLQDDPSVESFFNVAETETLALFEHLSFEFLEEFDVFAPAQTGRTREHEPPELMRGFLHCYYKDIYGIRPVERELRNTVVWLSCGFDRPPSRDAVDRFLTDLEHVVDEVFGRLVEQAARRGLLDLTYCIDSTDVRAMPADQDASKCYDPTDDEYYHGYGCTIVSTGQKIPIAAEFTESKQAPEETAMRVTRDALAVSTPIWMLGDSAYDTLDWHDHLLAAGVVPVAPYNARNTDEPKDIEYRVEDRIDEHSEDVQLKQSTLDETYNRRTGVERTNESVKDCGLGRTHARGRVHARAQVFLALCLRLVVAITNYERGDNPGSTIITV